A window of the Apostichopus japonicus isolate 1M-3 chromosome 8, ASM3797524v1, whole genome shotgun sequence genome harbors these coding sequences:
- the LOC139971349 gene encoding choline transporter-like protein 2, which yields MGRRRSESDSSSDSDSDSDSEDLNKYGEPHGYDPDFKGPISNRGCTDIICCLIFIAFLVGEAGIAYIAFTNGDPSNILYPEDYLGQVCGSNITADSAVADKPNLLYFDWLDCLQTASLTMLRCPTTRVCVNNCTSETYSISDRYESQLLTTSPVDVDWTDFVCRYDVDPERMIQDEGETIRTLLDKKLCAEFYWKSHPYDQRCIPSVMIEDGDISGLSPPHSRNVTDDELTNGISLYNQLESSTAIAQLIDDFWTTWPYILGFLGVTAILAFVCLILMRWLATVMLLMSFFLSIIAFTWGSYYTWTKYLCYTRQEPGCVPATVDDPDFDYYSLDSYAQLSTTWLVFAIILTLLGFIELLIALTMCKRFRIALNVLELASDALPYMLCTLFWPIVPFSLTIAYVFFWAVVTAYLASASDISYAIFNATADSDYVNGESCSPETFILNTTVETRCEPVDYSVDNYYIAFHIYNLISLFWVVNFILALGEMTLAGAFASFYWAKPKPDAVPTFPLGASFYRSIRYHIGSLAFGSLIIAIVEVVRTVLEYIEAQTSEVNNCCTKFIFKCCKCCLWCLEKFLRFINRNAYIDIAVYGHSFCKAASHVFNLLMRNILRVMVLNSVTGFMLLVLKLMITASVTVGSFYFFTWLANESAADAILTSPNNLWAPVVIIGVLSFAVCSTFFSVYDMAVDTMFISFLEDIERNDGSPERPYYMPKGLLNLIGKKNRSK from the exons ATGGGAAGAAGACGCAGCGAATCAGATTCAAGCTCAGATTCAGATTCAGATTCGGATTCCGAAGATTTGAATAAATATGGCGAGCCTCACGGTTATGATCCTGACTTTAAGGGACCCATCTCCAACCGCGGTTGTACGGATATCATATGCTGTCTTATTTTCATCGCGTTCCTCGTAGGAGAGGCAGGTATCGCTTACATAGCGTTCACGAATGGTGATCCATCCAATATCCTTTATCCAGAAGATTATCTGGGCCAGGTCTGTGGTAGCAATATTACAGCAGACTCAGCAGTCGCGGATAAGCCTAATTTACTCTATTTTGATTGGTTAGATTGTCTTCAGACGGCCTCTTTGACAATGTTACGTTGTCCTACCACCAGGGTCTGTGTTAACAACTGCACGAGCGAAACTTATTCTATTTCAGATAGATACGAATCGCAGCTCTTGACAACCAGTCCGGTCGACGTCGACTGGACTGATTTCGTCTGTCGGTATGACGTAGACCCGGAGAGAATGATCCAAGATGAAGGTGAAACCATACGGACTCTGTTGGACAAGAAGCTGTGTGCCGAATTTTACTGGAAAAGTCACCCTTATGACCAACGTTGTATTCCGTCTGTAATGATCGAAGACGGGGATATATCAG GGCTTTCACCTCCTCATAGTCGTAACGTCACGGACGATGAACTCACTAATGGCATATCTCTTTATAATCAACTGGAAAGTTCGACCGCCATAGCTCAGCTCATCGACGACTTTTGGACCACATGGCCATACATCCTGGGCTTCTTAGGCGTGACAGCGATCCTTGCTTTTGTGTGTTTAATATTGATGAGATGGTTGGCTACAGTTATGCTTCTCATGTCATTTTTTTTGTCGATCATTGCCTTTACTTGGGGGTCGTACTACACATGGACTAAATATCTATGTTATACGAGACAAGAGCCTGGCTGTGTGCCCGCGACCGTGGATGACCCCGATTTTGATTACTATTCTTTAGATAGTTACGCCCAACTGTCGACTACGTGGCTTGTTTTTGCCATTATCCTAACCCTTCTCGGATTCATTGAGCTCCTAATTGCTCTTACGATGTGCAAGCGGTTTCGTATAGCTTTAAATGTACTCGAGTTAGCGAGTGATGCTCTGCCGTACATGCTCTGTACTCTATTCTGGCCTATCGTTCCGTTCTCTCTCACAATCGCCTACGTCTTCTTTTGGGCCGTCGTAACTGCGTATTTAGCTTCGGCGAGCGATATTTCGTATGCAATCTTCAACGCTACAGCGGATAGTGATTACGTGAATGGTGAATCTTGCTCTCCCGAAACATTCATTTTAAATACAACGGTAGAGACACGTTGCGAACCGGTTGACTACAGTGTAGATAATTATTATATAGCGTTTCATATCTACAATCTCATTAGTCTTTTCTGGGTGGTCAACTTCATCTTAGCTTTAGGTGAGATGACTTTAGCAGGAGCATTCGCTTCGTTCTACTGGGCAAAACCCAAACCAGATGCTGTCCCTACTTTCCCGCTCGGCGCTTCCTTTTATCGGTCGATCAGGTACCACATCGGTTCTTTAGCATTCGGCTCGCTCATTATCGCCATCGTGGAGGTCGTTCGCACAGTACTAGAATATATCGAGGCGCAGACTAGTGAGGTCAATAATTGTTGCACAAAGTTTATCTTTAAATGCTGCAAGTGTTGTTTATGGTGTCTGGAGAAATTTTTGCGCTTCATTAATCGCAATGCGTACATTGATATCGCTGTCTATGGTCATAGCTTTTGCAAGGCGGCAAGTCACGTGTTCAATCTACTCATGCGCAATATCTTGCGAGTGATGGTCCTGAATAGTGTGACTGGTTTTATGTTGCTTGTCCTTAAGTTGATGATAACTGCATCGGTAACGGTCGGTTCGTTCTACTTCTTTACGTGGTTAGCTAACGAGTCGGCCGCTGATGCGATATTAACATCTCCTAACAACTTATGGGCACCCGTAGTTATAATTGGCGTCCTATCGTTTGCTGTTTGCTCTACCTTTTTTAGCGTTTACGATATGGCTGTAGATACaatgttcatttcattcttGGAAGATATTGAAAGAAACGACGGTAGCCCCGAAAGACCATATTACAtgccaaaaggattactgaatcttattggaaagaaaaacagaagtaAGTAA
- the LOC139971918 gene encoding transmembrane protein 26-like, which yields MLFKTALKATTVRVAFMLHSLVAIFATVYTSQNSLYWFLSVAFIIMGMEMLVTYTFNETGEWKWFVPAAFIYLSIVIPVIWLLELDQLYFRINLQEALGTVSICPVKISSTDFETYACFANKSVSDIQFGMGQLAEVYNLQSFYSTGLQQTLMMVLILGRWMMPRGQLSRDQLSQLLLVYIGMAADMLEFSLETLNIEQIACHRNIFIAILSVWSWSLLQFTLGLTATKGPKRRAFGRVQRSATDERARAERRRSRVQQFTRSHNRTLAILLCGTEVWALLTSVLLQDGPFLVMRLYLIIAFSIVDQSMFFFTCKNALLLVLQFYRLFVVISESSKSYKKNLAAARANEDVEQGVASPNTPRTNGKHPVGNGSVHTIELDAITELPADGLAHR from the exons ATGTTATTCAAAACTGCTCTTAAGGCGACCACCGTTCGGGTCGCCTTCATGTTACATTCTCTGGTGGCCATCTTTGCGACGGTGTATACGTCACAGAATTCTCTTTATTGGTTCTTGTCAGTGGCATTCATCATCATGGGAATGGAAATGTTGGTAACATATACCTTCAATGAAACGGGTGAATGGAAATG GTTTGTTCCAGCTGCCTTCATCTATCTGTCTATAGTCATACCAGTTATCTGGCTTCTCGAGTTAGATCAGCTCTACTTTAGAATAAATCTTCAGGAAGCACTTGGAACTGTCAGTATTTGTCCTGTTAAAATATCGTCCACAGACTTTGAGACATACGCTTGTTTTGCTAATAAATCTGTATCGGATATACAGTTTGGCATGGGCCAACTAGCG GAAGTTTACAATCTGCAGAGCTTTTATTCCACTGGGTTGCAACAGACGCTCATGATGGTGCTTATCCTAGGTAGATGGATGATGCCGAGAGGACAGCTGTCACGTGACCAGCTATCTCAACTTTTATTGGTATATATCGGCATGGCAGCTGATATGCTAGAATTCTCCCTTGAAACTTTAAATATTGAGCAAATCGCATGCCATCGTAACATTTTTATCGCCATTTTGAGTGTTTGGAGTTGGAGTCTGTTGCAATTCACACTGGGACTGACGGCGACGAAAGGCCCAAAGAGGAGAGCTTTTGGACGGGTGCAAAGAAGTGCAACGGATGAAAGGGCCCGCGCCGAAAGACGAAGATCAAGAGTACAGCAGTTCACGCGAAGCCACAA CAGAACCTTGGCTATCCTGTTATGTGGTACTGAAGTGTGGGCCCTGCTTACCAGCGTGTTACTTCAAGACGGCCCTTTCCTGGTCATGCGTCTGTACCTCATAATTGCCTTCAGTATTGTCGACCAATCAATGTTCTTCTTCACTTGCAAGAATGCTCTGTTGTTAGTTTTGCAATTCTATCGGCTGTTTGTGGTTATCTCTGAAAGCTCCAaatcgtacaagaaaaatttggcAGCGGCTCGGGCAAACGAAGATGTTGAGCAAGGTGTCGCTTCACCCAACACTCCTCGTACCAATGGTAAGCATCCAGTAGGGAACGGAAGCGTTCATACCATTGAACTAGACGCAATTACCGAGCTACCTGCAGACGGTCTAGCACACAGGTAA